CCAGAGCGAAACCTGGTCAGCGGTTGCCGATACAATCAAACAGGCATCTGAGGGCAATCAGGCAGCGTTGGAAGCCACCGGGGGGATGCTGGCCGGGATTATATTACCAGGCAAGAAAGTGCCGAATGTAAGCACTGGTATTATTTCTGAAAGCGTTGCTTTTAGTACGAAACAGTTGGACAAGAAATTCAAACACGCTGCTGACTTTGATGTGACAACGACCAGAAAAAATGGCGACACAATTGCAGAATATCAAACAGCGATCAAATCCCACTTGGACAATAAAACAACTTACGAGCATGGAACTTATTTATTAGTTCCTGAATCAAAGGTTTTTTTCAATCCGCAAACCAATAATGTTGTAGTTGTTGATAAATCAGGTAATTTTGTCAGTGGCTGGAAGCTTGATCCGCAAACGAAGCAATACGAAAACTTCATTAATAACGGAACATTAAGATGAGCATTTATCTTAAAGATTATATTGATAGCTTTATTGAAAAAAAAATAACAGCAGATGAATTTGCTGACAGCTATATGTCCAAATGGAAATGTGAACGAGATGGTAATCTTCTTGAAAAAGATGAAGATCATTTAAGCGAACTGTTATCGAGCACTTTTTGTCTGGCTGATATGTATAATCCTGATGATGATCGTGAAGAATATGAGCTTAATGAGGATCAATTACGTGATGGGATCAATAAACTCGTGCTTGATTATCTGACTAAAAAATAATCCCTTGTTTAATAAATATCCCCTGACTGATAACGATCCCGTTCACCTGCGGGCTTCGCCAGCCCGCACCCGGCAGACGCTTCACCGTCCCACAGGCAAGCTGCGGAATGGCTCGCGCCGCGATAAAACCCGGCTCAACGGCTAAACGACTAATGGCAGCGGCTTGCGCCGCTGCTATGATGTGGCGGTTGCAGGCGGCAAAGTCACGGCGGGGCGGTAGCGTGCCGGGGTGAAAAAGCGCGTATCGGGGCTTGAGTGTCCGGTTATCGAAATGCATCAGGAAAATCCGGCTGTAACTGGCTGACGGCACAGGGAAAAGTGGTGTTCGACGGCTGACTTCGCAACGGAAGAAGTTGTTGTTGAGAATAATGCGCTGAGTGACATTATTGAGAACAAAGTCTCTGGGGTGTCACAGGAAGAGAAGTATCAGAACGCGCAGAAGCAACTCGTAGCCGCCGTTGAGGAGTTCAAGGCTAAGAACTGTGCTGGAATGAGTGCAGAAGCGTGTTCGGCGAAGATAAGTGAACATCGTGATGAGTTGCTGAAAGGTGCTGCCGGTTTTGGTTTAGACTTTGTTCCTGTTGTTGGTGATATTAAGGGCTTTGCGGAAGCGCAGAGTGCGCTGGATTATCTGGTTGCGGCTGTAGGGCTGATACCGGGAGCCGGTGATGCGGCGGGCAAGGCGATTAAAGCGGCAGAAACGGCGCTGAAGAAAGGGGATGTTGCTGAAGCATCCCGATTACTTAACAAAGCCAGTGATGAAGTATCTGCAACTCTCCCTATGGGAAGTAAGCGCAATCCGATGAATCAACCCAGTAATCCAACTTATCAACCTGTCAGAAATCAACCAGGTACAATAAGTAATCGGGAATATTCAGGACATGCCTTAGACAGAATGCAGGATCGAGGAATAACCCCTTCTGTTGTCGAAAATACGATTAAGAATGGGAAATCGACACCCAGCCGAAGTGGAACAACAGTACATTTTGATCCTGAAAGTAAAGTGTCTGTGGTAACGAATGAATCTGGAAGAGTGGTAACGGTTAAATATGGCGACAAATAAAAAGAATGCTATCTGTGAATATGCGTTTAGCTCGCTAAATGACGTTGTTAGCTTTGCAAAGTTCGTCAGTTATGCGGAAGATCTGCCTCAGTTTAGTGAACTTTTTGAGGATGAAAAAAGCAGGGAAGATTACCGGCAGATATGGTTTGAGCTGGAAATCGTTAACGCACTTGCCTTATCCGAATGGGAAAATGAAGGACGTTCTATGGACTGGCAAACTCGCTGGGAATCAGACTATAAACATGATGCTTCCGAACTAATCAATGAACTACTCAGGTTATTGAAATAAAGACCAAATCCCGGCCCCTAAAAAGGCCGGGATTTTTTTATCTGTCATTCAGCCACAATACGTATCAACAGTTGCCCGTGCTCAACGGTTTCCGTGCCAAATCCCGCGGCTTCCAGCCAGTGGCCCTTAAGGTGCTGGCTGGGGCTGCGGCTGTAATAGCGCAAAAACTCTCCCGCGTCTTTGTCTGGGAATATGAAGATTATCAGCCTTGAATGACAGATTCCCGCGCTTGTTGACGAGATTTGACTTTTGTTGGTATGCAAAAAATAAAACAATAAAATCAAGCAACTAAAATTAGCCGGTGATTTTATCCGACAATAATGATTGCCGACAGGTTTCTAAAAAAAGCAAAGTTAATTTGCTTTTTTTATCATTGACGCAAAGCTTGTTTCTATCTAATTTAACCGCCATATTATTTTTATTATTAATTGATTTATAAACATATTTTATATTCCATGTGTATGGGAAATATAAGGAAAATGGAATTATCCTAACAGGGAAGCCAACGCACATGTACTTGAAGTATAACGGGGATTGACGGTGTTTTCAGCACGATTATCTGTGTTATGAATGGGGATGTCGCCGCATTCAGACTACACGCAGGACTATGTCATGAAAATCGATAAAATTGTTTTACGAAAAATGAAAATGACGTTGAAAACGCCATTTACCACCAGCTTCGCCACACAAACGGAAAAATACTTTTCCATTGCCGAAGTTCATGCCGAAGGCCATATCGGATACGGCGACTGTTCCGCCATCTCCTTGCCGTTTTATAATGAAGAAACCAATATCACCGCCTGGCATATCATGCGCGATTTTCTTATCCCGATGATTAAACAAGCCGGTGATATTCAGCATCCTTCGCAAGTAAGGGATATTTTTTCAGCGGTTAAACGAAATAATTGCGCCAAAGCGGCGATTGAAGGTGGAATATGGGATGCTTACGCCAAGATAAAAGGCATTCCGTTGCATCAGGCTATTGGCGGCAAGAGAAATAAAATTGAAGCCGGCGTCAGTATTGGTATTCAGAAATCGCCTGATGAATTGGTCAGCGTGGTTGATGAATTTCTACGTGACGGCTACAAGCGGATAAAAATAAAAATAAAGCCCGGCCATGATTACGATTATATTCTGGCGCTGCGTCAAGCATTTGGCGATATTACGCTAATGGCCGATGCCAATTCAGCCTATACGCTGGATGATATCGACTTATTTAAACGTCTCGACAAATTCAATCTTATTATGATTGAACAGCCGCTGGCGCATGACGATATCGTCGATCACCGTAAGCTTCAGGCGGCCATCGCCACTCCGATCTGTCTGGATGAAAGTATTGCGTCTGTCGAGGATGCACGCAAAGCGATTGAGCTGGGCAGTGCGAAGATTATCAATATCAAGGTCGCCCGTGTCGGCGGCATTACCGAAACCATACTGATTCACGATTATTGTCAGGAACATAATATTCCTGTGTGGTGTGGCGGCATGTTGGATACCGCCGTGGGGAAAGCGCACAATATTGCGGTATCTACCTTACCCAATTTTGTCTACGCTCACGATATTCCTCCTTCTTCCCGCTATTGGCATGAGGACTTTATGCTGCCACTGGTGGAAATAGATCAAGACAGCTGTGTTGCCGTACCGAATAAGCCGGGTATTGGATTCGACATTAATCCCCGGTTATATGAAAAATATTGTTACGAGCAGGAGTGCTTTTTATTTTAAGCAAGGCGAATAATTCCAATACCAGAGAAAACTCGCATTAAACGGATTGAGGCGGGAGTGTTTTTTGTATCGGCTATGATTAGGCCGTACGCACTTACCGCCGCAAGCCGTAATTAACCTATAACGCTACTCAGACAGGATAGACAGGAACGCATAATGATATTAAGAAAAATTATTCCATTATTACTGGCGCTGGGAATATCTCAGACTCTGGCGGCTGAACAGACGAAAGAAATCACCATCGGCGTATCGCCGGGGCCTTATGGCGATATGGTCACCAAAGCGATTAAACCAGAGCTGGTCAAGAAGGGATATGAGGTCAAAGTGCGTGAGTTTAGCGACTATATCCAGCCTAATCTGGCGCTGGCGAATAAAAGCATAGAGGCCAATCTGTTTCAAAATCGCCGTTATCTGGACAGATTCAGCGCGGACAAAGGATTAAAATTATCCGAGGTGATTACCGTGCCGACGGCCAGCATGGGTTTTTATTCCAACAAGGTGCGCTCGCTGAATGAACTAAAAGCAGGGGATGTGGTTACGTTGCCGAACGACCCGTCCAACCTGGCCCGTTCGCTGGATTTTCTGCAAAAATACGGTCTGATCAAGATTAACCCGGATATTACGCCGACCAAGGCCTCACTGCGGGATATCACAGAAAACCCTAAAGGGCTGGTATTCAAACCATTGGAAGCGGCGCAGCTGCCACGCGCGTTAGGTGGCGTCACCGGATCGTTGATCAATGCCAACTTTGCCATTTCCGCCGGACTGAATCTGTCTGATGCCATTCAGTTGGATGTGTTGCCCGAGGATTTGAAAAATATGATTGTGGTGCGTACGGAAGACGCCGACAAACCTTTTGCCCATGACCTGAAGGCCGCCGTGCAATCACCGCAGTTTGCCGCGTTTTTTGATGACGAAGCATCCATGTTCCACGCATTTCAGAAGCCTGAATGGATGAAAGCCGCGCAGGCAAAATAAACCGATACGCACAGGCGAGGCGAATGACCTCGCCGCTATCAGTCTCAGTGAGTCCGTTCTCCCAGTTCCCACAACAGCCCGGTCATGATGGCCAATCCTTCTCGCGCCACCGATTTCAATAAATGTTCATTAACCCCATGTTGTCCGCATGCCGGATAAGAGTGGGGGATCCATAAGGTTGGCAGCCCGAGAATATCGGCAAAGACATCGTTGGGAAGCGACCCGCCCAGATTGGGCAATAGCGCCGGCTGTTTGCCGGTAATATTCCTCATTAGCTCCAGCGTCCGGTTTACCAGCGGATCTTCAGGATCGAAGCGGGTGGCCGGCGACGCGTTTAGCATTTCAATTTTCACGTTATCGAAACCATGCTTATCCAGGTGCTGGCGCAGATGTGCGGCCAACCGTTGCCAGTCGGTACCCACCACGAAACGCAGTTGGCATAGAGCCGTTGCGCAGGCCGGGATCGCATTGACGGTTTTGTCGGGATCGCCGGCAATAAAAGAGAGCACTTCCAGCGTATTCCAACCAAATAAACGCTCGGCGGGCGTCAGTCCCTCTGCGCCCCACTGAAGATCAATGTCAGGATCGCCCGCGTTGCCTCCGGGGGCAACCTGGCTGAGAATACGCTGCATTGATGGCGTCAATGCCGGCGGTAACAGCGTTTCGATGCGCATTCGTCCTTTGCCATCCACCAGGCTGGCGATGGCGTTCGCCAGTTGCGTGCCGGGATTACTGAGCAAACCGCCCCAGTTTCCCGAGTGATACGCTTGTTTACGCGCATGAATGCTCAGTCTGAAATTGATGCAACCGCGAGAGCCGAGAAACAAAGTCGGCCTTTCGGCATTAAGACGCGGGCCGTCGGAGGCAATGAAAATGTCCGCGGCAAGTTGCTGTTTATAACGCCGACAGATGTCGGCCAATCCCGGCGATCCAATCTCTTCACCCATTTCAAACAACAGTTTACAGTTGAATCCCAGCTTATTGCCCCGCGCCCGGTAAATCTGTTCCAGCGCCATCAGGTTAATGGTGTGCTGGCCTTTGTTGTCGGCGCTGCCGCGGCCATACCAACGGTCATCCTCTTCAACCAATACCCACGGGTGCAAATCTTCACGCCAGTTTTGTTTATCGCCAAACACGACGTCGCCATGGCCGTATGACAACAGCGTAGGCAAATCGGGGTGCTCAATGCGTTCGGCGATCAAAAAGGGAACCTGCGGATAAAGCGGATGTTCAACCAGAGTGATGGTAAACCCCATGGCCTGGAGCGATGGGCGGATTTCTTCTTCCAGGTAGGCGCGCAGTATGTCGCCGCCATCCTGATTCTGACTTTCGCTGGCATAGGCGATACGGCGTGCCAGAATATGTTTGACATCGCCGCGATCGAAGCGGTCATACGCTTGTTGAATAACATCTGCGCGGGTCATAGTTTTCCTTAACGAATAAAAGCTGAAGTGACGGACAGTTAAAGGAAAAACAACCTTTACAACAATAATGAAATTTGCAAGCGAGCTTTGCTTTTAATATAAACCTTATACTTTATTCTGACCCAGGACGAGCCATCATCATGCTACACAGTTCCGAGATTCGTTATTTTCTGGTTGTGGCGACCACCGGTTCCCTCAGCGCCGCCAGCGAGCATCTTTTTGTGGCGGTTTCGGCCATCAGTCGTCAAATTCAGCGATTGGAAGAACGAGTCGGCGTGCCGCTGTTTGAGCGCCATGCCCGCGGTATGGTGCTCAATGATGCCGGACGAATTCTGGAAAATCATGTGCGTAAAAGCATGATGGATATGGATTTGGCGATGGCGGAAATTCAGGGGCTAAAAGCCAGCCGCCATACTCTGCTGAGGATTGGCTGCACCGAAGGCATCGCGTTTGATTTGCTGCCGACGCTATTTTCCCGCTTTCGGCAACGGCACGCCGATACCACGTTTTACCTTAAGGTGGGTTCGGCAATGCAGGTATCCCAGATGATCCGCAACGGCGAGGTGGATATCGCCCTGCAATTCGCGCTGGCGCCGGAGCAGGGCGTTAACGTAGAAATATCACTGCCCGCGCCGCTGATGTTACTGATGTCAGCTCAGCATCCGTTGGCTGAAAAGGCGGTTCAACTTTCTGATTTACATGAATTTCCGCTAGCATTACCGGAACCTTCCACCACGCTGCGCCAGTTGTTCGATCTCTCGTGCCGCATGAGCGGAATCTTTCTGGAACCCGCGCTGTGCTGCAATAACTTCGCCACGCTCTATTACTATGCGCTGAATACGCCGCGGGCGGTGACCGCCTGTAGCTTCTACTCAGTGATGTATAAATATTTACAGGATCCTATCCGCCTTAAGTTATTAACGATTAAACAACTCGACCAGCGATCAATACAGATACAGACCATGGCAGGTAAACCGCATTCGGAACCGTTGCAGACCTTTCTGGATTTTATGATAAGTGAAATGCAACAAGGCCAGGCTCACTATCATGCGGCGTTTTAAACGCCATAGCCGGCGCCTGGCATGGCGTTAGCGGATAGATAGAGCACGCATTCGCGATACAGGGGATTGCGAGCCAATGCGCCGTTCATCACTAGAGTTCAAACCCCGGCGCCACCACTTTCGCCGGCTTGTTGCATACCTCCGGTTTGGGCGTTCCGGCAGGAATATTGTTGCAATCAGGCGCGAAAGGATTAAGCGCATCGCGGTTGAGATAGAGGATAAATAGCACCAGGATAATCAGAGGGATCAGGATACGTTTTCTTTTCATGATTACGTTTCGCGTCGGGATGCAACCAGATCTCGGAAGATGGTGTTGCATAATTGCGGTAAATGTTAATTGTCTGAGTAAATCCTAGCGTTTCGCCTCGCTTTTGTCTTTATGACATTACTTTCAATACCCACCCGTTACCGCGAGGCTAACCAGCGAGAATCATCGTCATTTCCCTCTCAGGCCAATAGAAGCAGGCCAATATACGCGTCATACTGCAAATTGCATGCGCGTGGGCTTTCCTCAGACCGACTTCTGTCACTTTTGTCTCTTTTACAACAATTAGTCACGTTATTGTCCTTAACCCTTCGCTACGCCCTAAAACAAAAATCATTTTTATCTTTATCTATCAAATAATTATCTATTTCTCCGCGAGTGGTATGTACCCTGCAATATAAACAGGACATTCACTGTGAAAGAGGAATACACCATGGCAATACGTCAGTGTGCGATTTATGGCAAAGGCGGGATCGGTAAGTCCACTACCACGCAGAACCTGGTGGCGGCGCTCGCCGAATTGGGGAAGAAAGTGATGATTATCGGCTGCGACCCCAAAGCGGACTCAACGCGCTTAATCCTGCATGCCAAAGCGCAGAACACCATTATGGAAATGGCCGCCGAAATGGGCTCCGTGGAAGATCTGGAACTGGAAGATGTGTTGCAGGTCGGCTACGGCGGCGTGCGCTGCGCCGAGTCAGGCGGCCCGGAGCCGGGGGTTGGCTGCGCGGGGCGCGGAGTGATCACCGCCATCAACTTCCTTGAGGAAGAGGGCGCCTATGAAGACGATCTGGATTTTGTGTTCTATGACGTGCTGGGCGACGTAGTCTGCGGCGGGTTCGCCATGCCCATCCGTGAAAACAAGGCGCAGGAAATCTATATCGTCTGTTCCGGGGAAATGATGGCGATGTATGCGGCCAACAACATTTGCAAAGGGATAGTGAAATACGCCAAGTCCGGGAAAGTGCGGCTGGGCGGGCTGATTTGCAACTCCCGGCAGACCGACCGTGAAGATGAACTGATCATCGCGCTGGCCGAAAAACTGGGCACCCAGATGATCCACTTCGTTCCGCGCGACAACATTGTGCAGCGCGCTGAGATCCGCCGCATGACGGTGATTGAGTACGATCCGACCTGCAAACAGGCCGACGAATATCGCACGCTGGCCAATAAGATTGTCAACAACACCAAAATGGTGGTACCGACGCCGGTCACCATGGATGAGTTGGAAGCCTTGTTGATGGAGTTCGGCATCCTCAATGAAGAGGACGAAGCGATTATCGGTAAAACCGCGGCAGAAGAGGCCCAGTCCGCCTGAGGAACATCACATGACAGATACCATTATGCAACAGAATCAGGCGTTGATTCAGGAAGTGCTCGAAGTCTTCCCGGACAGAACGCGGAAAGAGCGCGCCAAACATATCATGACCGTGGAACCGGGAATGGAGTCGGTTGGCAAATGTATTATTTCCAACCGCAAGTCTCAACCGGGGGTAATGACGGTCCGCGGCTGCGCCTATGCCGGTTCAAAAGGGGTGGTTTTCGGGCCAATCAAGGATATGGCGCACATCTCTCACGGCCCGATCGGCTGCGGTCAATACTCCCGAGCGGGACGGCGTAATTATTACACCGGCATGAGCGGCATCGACAGCTTTGGCACGGTGAATTTCACCTCAGATTTTCAGGAGAAAGACATCGTTTTCGGCGGCGACAAAAAGTTGCGCAAGCTGATTGATGAGCTGGAACTGCTGTTCCCGCTGACCAAAGGCATCAGTATTCAGTCGGAATGCCCGGTCGGACTGATCGGCGATGATATCGAGGCGGTGGCGCGCGAAGCCAAAGCGGACATTGGCAAACCGGTGATCCCGGTGCGCTGCGAGGGATTTCGCGGGGTATCCCAGTCGCTGGGGCACCATATCGCTAATGACGTGATCCGCGACTGGGTTCTGCCCGCCCGTGACGATCAACCTTTTGCCGCCACGCCGTATGACGTCGCCATTATCGGCGATTACAACATCGGCGGAGATGCCTGGTCCTCGCGCATTTTGCTCGAAGAGATGGGGCTGCGCGTGGTCGCCCAGTGGTCCGGCGACGGCACGCTGGTGGAAATGGAAAAAACGCCCAAGGTGAAGCTCAATCTGGTGCACTGCTACCGTTCGATGAACTACATCTCACGCCATATGGAAGAGAAATACGGTATTCCCTGGATGGAGTACAACTTTTTTGGTCCCACGCAAATTGCGGCCTCGTTGCGCAAAATCGCCAGTCAGTTCGACAGTACCATTCAGGCCAATGCGGAAGCGGTGATCGCCCGCTATCAGGCACAGACGGAAGCGGTGATCGCCAAATACCGTCCGCGTCTGGAAGGAAAAAAAGTGCTGCTGTATGTGGGAGGGTTGCGTCCTCGTCACGTGATCGGCGCGTATGAAGATTTGGGCATGGAGATTATGGCCGCCGGTTATGAATTCGCCCATAACGACGACTATGACCGCACATTGCCCGATCTTAAGGGCGGTACGCTGCTGTTTGACGACCTCAGCACCTATGAACTGGAAGAGTTCGTTAAACGATTAAAACCGGATCTGGTGGGGTCGGGCATCAAAGAAAAATATGTTTTCCAGAAACTGGGCATGCCGTTCCGGCAGATGCACTCCTGGGATTATTCCGGTCCTTATCACGGCTATGACGGTTTTGCGATTTTCGCCCGCGATATGGACATGACGCTGAACAACCCTTGTTGGCAGCAGTTAACGGCGCCCTGGCTGAAATCCGCCTGAGGCCTGACGATACCTTTATCCCGTTAGTTCACCGATTTGTGGCGCGGGAGGAGAAGACGATGAGCCAGAATACCGAGAAAGTAAAACCCTGTTATCCGCTGTTTGAACAGCCGGAATATCAGGCGTTATTCGCCAGCAAAAGCGAGCTGGAAGAGGTGCACAGCAAAGAGCGTGTGCAAGAGGTTTTTGCATGGACGACCACCCCCGAATATGAAGCGCTGAATTTTCAGCGCGAGGCGCTGACCGTTGATCCGGCGAAAGCCTGCCAGCCGCTGGGCGCCGTGCTCTGTGCGCTGGGATTTGAGAAAACGTTGCCTTACGTACACGGTTCTCAGGGATGCGTCGCCTATTTCCGCACCTATTTTAACCGCCATTTTAAAGAGCCGGTGGCCTGCGTTTCCGACTCGATGACGGAAGATGCCGCCGTGTTCGGCGGCAATAACAACCTGAATCAGGGATTACAGAACGCCAGCGCCTTATATAAACCGGAAGTGATCGCGGTTTCCACCACCTGTATGGCGGAAGTCATCGGCGATGACTTACAGGCTTTTATCAGCAACGCCAAAAAAGACGGCTTTGTG
This window of the Brenneria goodwinii genome carries:
- the nifH gene encoding nitrogenase iron protein, whose product is MAIRQCAIYGKGGIGKSTTTQNLVAALAELGKKVMIIGCDPKADSTRLILHAKAQNTIMEMAAEMGSVEDLELEDVLQVGYGGVRCAESGGPEPGVGCAGRGVITAINFLEEEGAYEDDLDFVFYDVLGDVVCGGFAMPIRENKAQEIYIVCSGEMMAMYAANNICKGIVKYAKSGKVRLGGLICNSRQTDREDELIIALAEKLGTQMIHFVPRDNIVQRAEIRRMTVIEYDPTCKQADEYRTLANKIVNNTKMVVPTPVTMDELEALLMEFGILNEEDEAIIGKTAAEEAQSA
- a CDS encoding DUF4258 domain-containing protein, whose translation is MSQEEKYQNAQKQLVAAVEEFKAKNCAGMSAEACSAKISEHRDELLKGAAGFGLDFVPVVGDIKGFAEAQSALDYLVAAVGLIPGAGDAAGKAIKAAETALKKGDVAEASRLLNKASDEVSATLPMGSKRNPMNQPSNPTYQPVRNQPGTISNREYSGHALDRMQDRGITPSVVENTIKNGKSTPSRSGTTVHFDPESKVSVVTNESGRVVTVKYGDK
- a CDS encoding SymE family type I addiction module toxin; translated protein: MRYYSRSPSQHLKGHWLEAAGFGTETVEHGQLLIRIVAE
- a CDS encoding LysR family transcriptional regulator, with the protein product MLHSSEIRYFLVVATTGSLSAASEHLFVAVSAISRQIQRLEERVGVPLFERHARGMVLNDAGRILENHVRKSMMDMDLAMAEIQGLKASRHTLLRIGCTEGIAFDLLPTLFSRFRQRHADTTFYLKVGSAMQVSQMIRNGEVDIALQFALAPEQGVNVEISLPAPLMLLMSAQHPLAEKAVQLSDLHEFPLALPEPSTTLRQLFDLSCRMSGIFLEPALCCNNFATLYYYALNTPRAVTACSFYSVMYKYLQDPIRLKLLTIKQLDQRSIQIQTMAGKPHSEPLQTFLDFMISEMQQGQAHYHAAF
- a CDS encoding M20 family metallopeptidase, translating into MTRADVIQQAYDRFDRGDVKHILARRIAYASESQNQDGGDILRAYLEEEIRPSLQAMGFTITLVEHPLYPQVPFLIAERIEHPDLPTLLSYGHGDVVFGDKQNWREDLHPWVLVEEDDRWYGRGSADNKGQHTINLMALEQIYRARGNKLGFNCKLLFEMGEEIGSPGLADICRRYKQQLAADIFIASDGPRLNAERPTLFLGSRGCINFRLSIHARKQAYHSGNWGGLLSNPGTQLANAIASLVDGKGRMRIETLLPPALTPSMQRILSQVAPGGNAGDPDIDLQWGAEGLTPAERLFGWNTLEVLSFIAGDPDKTVNAIPACATALCQLRFVVGTDWQRLAAHLRQHLDKHGFDNVKIEMLNASPATRFDPEDPLVNRTLELMRNITGKQPALLPNLGGSLPNDVFADILGLPTLWIPHSYPACGQHGVNEHLLKSVAREGLAIMTGLLWELGERTH
- the menC gene encoding o-succinylbenzoate synthase yields the protein MKIDKIVLRKMKMTLKTPFTTSFATQTEKYFSIAEVHAEGHIGYGDCSAISLPFYNEETNITAWHIMRDFLIPMIKQAGDIQHPSQVRDIFSAVKRNNCAKAAIEGGIWDAYAKIKGIPLHQAIGGKRNKIEAGVSIGIQKSPDELVSVVDEFLRDGYKRIKIKIKPGHDYDYILALRQAFGDITLMADANSAYTLDDIDLFKRLDKFNLIMIEQPLAHDDIVDHRKLQAAIATPICLDESIASVEDARKAIELGSAKIINIKVARVGGITETILIHDYCQEHNIPVWCGGMLDTAVGKAHNIAVSTLPNFVYAHDIPPSSRYWHEDFMLPLVEIDQDSCVAVPNKPGIGFDINPRLYEKYCYEQECFLF
- the nifD gene encoding nitrogenase molybdenum-iron protein alpha chain, whose translation is MTDTIMQQNQALIQEVLEVFPDRTRKERAKHIMTVEPGMESVGKCIISNRKSQPGVMTVRGCAYAGSKGVVFGPIKDMAHISHGPIGCGQYSRAGRRNYYTGMSGIDSFGTVNFTSDFQEKDIVFGGDKKLRKLIDELELLFPLTKGISIQSECPVGLIGDDIEAVAREAKADIGKPVIPVRCEGFRGVSQSLGHHIANDVIRDWVLPARDDQPFAATPYDVAIIGDYNIGGDAWSSRILLEEMGLRVVAQWSGDGTLVEMEKTPKVKLNLVHCYRSMNYISRHMEEKYGIPWMEYNFFGPTQIAASLRKIASQFDSTIQANAEAVIARYQAQTEAVIAKYRPRLEGKKVLLYVGGLRPRHVIGAYEDLGMEIMAAGYEFAHNDDYDRTLPDLKGGTLLFDDLSTYELEEFVKRLKPDLVGSGIKEKYVFQKLGMPFRQMHSWDYSGPYHGYDGFAIFARDMDMTLNNPCWQQLTAPWLKSA
- a CDS encoding colicin immunity domain-containing protein, whose protein sequence is MSIYLKDYIDSFIEKKITADEFADSYMSKWKCERDGNLLEKDEDHLSELLSSTFCLADMYNPDDDREEYELNEDQLRDGINKLVLDYLTKK
- a CDS encoding colicin D domain-containing protein, encoding MALASCAAGDSYCATAMNDLAGKNQAVADSVRALIQSETWSAVADTIKQASEGNQAALEATGGMLAGIILPGKKVPNVSTGIISESVAFSTKQLDKKFKHAADFDVTTTRKNGDTIAEYQTAIKSHLDNKTTYEHGTYLLVPESKVFFNPQTNNVVVVDKSGNFVSGWKLDPQTKQYENFINNGTLR
- a CDS encoding MetQ/NlpA family ABC transporter substrate-binding protein, encoding MILRKIIPLLLALGISQTLAAEQTKEITIGVSPGPYGDMVTKAIKPELVKKGYEVKVREFSDYIQPNLALANKSIEANLFQNRRYLDRFSADKGLKLSEVITVPTASMGFYSNKVRSLNELKAGDVVTLPNDPSNLARSLDFLQKYGLIKINPDITPTKASLRDITENPKGLVFKPLEAAQLPRALGGVTGSLINANFAISAGLNLSDAIQLDVLPEDLKNMIVVRTEDADKPFAHDLKAAVQSPQFAAFFDDEASMFHAFQKPEWMKAAQAK